The window AATTATTATATTTTAACGTCTCTTGATGACATTGCATGGCTTTTGAATATAAGAGGGGTGGACGTGCCTAACAGTCCAGTAGTAATTGCTAATGTAATCGTTGCAGAACATACATGTTATTTATTTATTGATTCCTGCAAAGTTCCTGCTTCGGTTAAATTAGAACTGGAGGCTGAAGGAATCGAGTTAAAAGCGAATGACGAAATACAAACATTCCTAGGAAATCTTTCAAGCGGAGATGCCGTTATGTTAGATACGACTAAAACAAATATCACTTTATATAACGCCATTAACAGCAATACAAAGAAAATTGCAAGCCCTGACATCACAACGAATTTAAAAGCCATTAAAAATGAAGTTGAGATAGAAAATGTGAAATGGTGTGAAATAAAAGACGGTGTAGCTATGGTGAAGTTTATTAAATGGCTAAAAAACGCTGTAAACAACGAAGAAATTACAGAGATTGCTGCAGAAGAAAAATTAGAAAATTTCAGAAAGGCGCAAGAAGGATATGTGGGAACTAGCTTTGATACGATCGCAGGTTATCAAGAACATGCTGCGATGATGCACTATAAAGCGAATGAAGAAACGCAATTTACCCTTAAAAATGAAGGACTCTTTTTAATCGATTCAGGTGGCCAATATTATGATGGCACAACAGATATTACACGAACGATTGTTTTAGGAATACTGACTGATGAACAAAAAAGAGACTATACTTTAGTGTTAAAAGGGTTTATTGCATTAAGCGCAGTAAAATATTTATACGGCACGACAGGTGGAAACTTAGATATTTTAGCAAGGCAACCAATATGGCAGCATGGTATAGACTATAAATGTGGGACGGGACATGGAGTAGGATTTTTCTTGAATGTTCATGAAGGACCACAAAGCATACGAAATAATAATCATGTTCCATTAGAAGAAGGCATGGTTATTACGAATGAACCGGGTATATACCTTGAAGGTAAATATGGAATTAGAATTGAAAATTTGATGTTAGTAGTTGAAGACGAGAAAACAGAGTTTGGTCAATTTATGAAATTTGAAACAATTACGTATTGCCCAATTGATTTAGCTGGTATCAATAAAGATATGTTAACAGAGAGTGAAAAACAATGGTTAAACAATTATCATCAAGAGGTATATTCGAAGCTAGCTCCTTATTTAAATGACGAAGAGAGCGAATGGCTAAGAGAAGAAACTAGAGAAATATAAATAGGTATTGCCGAATACAAGTATATAACTCAACTTGGAAGATATACACTACATGATGTGGTAGGTGTTCTAATGGCAATTGCAATTCATGGAATGCAGTACAATACCGCAGTTGGGAGGTTTTGCATTACAGTTCGCTTTGTTGCATCGGAAGAAAATAATTAAACACACTGTTGTATTCGAAAACTAAAAAAATGGCATAATTTAACGCACCTCATAAGTGGAGGTGCGTTTTTTAAATGCAAAAAATAGCTTACTTATTGCTTCTCTTTAAGTATCTTCGAATGCGTAATAAACGCAAATCCCTCAACGCTTTCAAGTGAAAAGGAAGCACCCTGTCCTTCGATTGCATCGACAATGGTTTGCATATGCTTCATATACTCATATTGTATTTTATCAATATAGTAAGGTACACCTGCGATTTCACCGACTAATACATTTTGACTACTAATATAATGCCCATCTGCTTGATAGCACATTGGAACAGTACCATCACAACAGCCTGCTGTTTGCTGGAACAGGAGGTTGCCGTGCTTGTTTTTTAGTAATTCGATAACTTCCAGCGCTTTTTGAGTTGCGATTAATTTTTCCATTTGTATTCACCTTTTCGGAATTATGATAAAAATCCCCCGTTTAATAAAAAATTAAACGGGGGATTGATTAGCAGAATAACGGCTTAGAAGAAACCTTGAGCTGATTTGTTGTAGCTTACTAACATACATTTTGTTTGTTGGTAATGCTCTAACATCATTAAGTGGTTTTCACGGCCAATACCTGATTGTTTGAATCCACCGAATGCAGCATGTGCTGGGTATTGGTGGTAAGTGTTAGTCCAAACACGACCAGCTTGGATGCCACGAACGGCGCGGTAAGCTGTATCCATGTTACGAGACCATACACCAGCACCTAAACCAAATT is drawn from Solibacillus sp. R5-41 and contains these coding sequences:
- a CDS encoding aminopeptidase P family protein, producing the protein MSIKDRVEKLRQLMKENQVDAYLIPSFDAHQSEYVAEHWKGRQWISGFTGSAGTVVITLEDAGLWTDGRYYIQAEKQLEGSGIRLFRMVDPGVPFYSEWLAEVLNEGSIVGFDGNVFSTNLVKRMEKDLQAKDIKLKMDQDLLGELWENRPEIPKEPLFTHDVKYAGKSRVEKLNEVREEMKNKGANYYILTSLDDIAWLLNIRGVDVPNSPVVIANVIVAEHTCYLFIDSCKVPASVKLELEAEGIELKANDEIQTFLGNLSSGDAVMLDTTKTNITLYNAINSNTKKIASPDITTNLKAIKNEVEIENVKWCEIKDGVAMVKFIKWLKNAVNNEEITEIAAEEKLENFRKAQEGYVGTSFDTIAGYQEHAAMMHYKANEETQFTLKNEGLFLIDSGGQYYDGTTDITRTIVLGILTDEQKRDYTLVLKGFIALSAVKYLYGTTGGNLDILARQPIWQHGIDYKCGTGHGVGFFLNVHEGPQSIRNNNHVPLEEGMVITNEPGIYLEGKYGIRIENLMLVVEDEKTEFGQFMKFETITYCPIDLAGINKDMLTESEKQWLNNYHQEVYSKLAPYLNDEESEWLREETREI
- a CDS encoding DUF779 domain-containing protein, which gives rise to MEKLIATQKALEVIELLKNKHGNLLFQQTAGCCDGTVPMCYQADGHYISSQNVLVGEIAGVPYYIDKIQYEYMKHMQTIVDAIEGQGASFSLESVEGFAFITHSKILKEKQ